One window of the Montipora foliosa isolate CH-2021 chromosome 4, ASM3666993v2, whole genome shotgun sequence genome contains the following:
- the LOC138001318 gene encoding uncharacterized protein — protein MMSLCPKMDELRCFVDNKKPDLVSLTETWIYDSIVCENHLHIPGYNFILKNRTTGIHGGVGLYINSKIKFKALTDLYHPNLEVLWAHLRPPRLPRGYPCIVFGTVHHTLYPEGASDGAMLEYLSTSLTTIEGLYPGCGIVLTGDFNRLNISRLLVQFKLKQLTRAPTRGNSTLDLIITNMPQVYDKNLVQIFPPFGLSDHSVVFLQPKPRPLRNSRRRSTTRRDTRGSRRAELGRYLGSVDWSVLDTAVGCENKLRLFFDFVRTGVDTIMPLKSVKFHVNDAPWITVEFKELIRARDKAFARGDSVNFRRLRNKVNRERKLCRSRYFNTKVAKLKKTKPSQWWGEVKKIAGMAPATGIDDIRSQLHLADVENKSPQVIADLINTALLEPMQEYRPLESLPPFDPDSEVVVLSVPDVS, from the coding sequence ATGATGTCACTCTGTCCTAAGATGGACGAGTTAAGGTGCTTCGTGGATAACAAAAAGCCGGACTTAGTTTCTTTAACAGAAACTTGGATTTACGACTCAATTGTCTGCGAAAACCATCTTCACATCCCAGGGTACAACTTTATCCTCAAGAACCGCACGACTGGTATTCATGGTGGCGTCGGGCTTTATATAAACAGCAAGATCAAGTTCAAGGCTTTAACTGACCTGTATCATCCCAATCTCGAGGTGTTATGGGCTCACCTAAGGCCTCCTCGTCTGCCTCGGGGATACCCTTGCATTGTATTTGGAACTGTGCACCATACTCTCTACCCTGAAGGTGCCAGCGACGGTGCGATGCTGGAATATCTGTCGACCTCTCTCACGACCATTGAGGGCCTATATCCTGGGTGTGGCATCGTGCTGACTGGTGACTTTAACCGCTTGAACATCAGCCGCCTCCTTGTGCAGTTTAAACTGAAACAGCTTACTCGGGCGCCCACCCGCGGCAACAGCACTCTCGATCTCATTATAACCAACATGCCGCAAGTGTATGACAAGAACCTGGTGCAAATCTTCCCGCCTTTTGGCCTGTCTGATCATTCTGTTGTATTCCTGCAGCCGAAGCCACGCCCCCTGCGTAACTCAAGACGGCGTTCTACGACTCGTAGGGATACCCGAGGCAGTCGAAGAGCTGAGCTTGGCAGGTATTTAGGGTCAGTTGATTGGTCTGTGCTCGACACTGCGGTTGGATGCGAGAACAAGCTTCGATTATTTTTTGACTTTGTGAGAACTGGCGTTGATACCATTATGCCACTTAAATCAGTCAAGTTCCACGTGAACGATGCCCCCTGGATAACAGTAGAATTCAAAGAACTCATTAGAGCTCGCGACAAAGCTTTCGCTCGAGGGGATTCGGTCAATTTTCGCCGGTTACGTAATAAAGTAAATCGTGAGAGAAAGCTGTGCCGAAGCAGATATTTCAACACCAAGGTTGCTAAGCTCAAGAAAACTAAGCCGAGCCAGTGGTGGGGTGAAGTGAAGAAGATCGCTGGGATGGCTCCTGCTACGGGCATAGATGATATTCGATCACAACTCCACTTAGCCGACGTCGAGAACAAGTCACCCCAGGTCATTGCTGATTTGATTAATACAGCCCTTCTTGAACCAATGCAGGAGTACCGCCCTTTAGAGAGTCTTCCCCCCTTTGACCCAGACTCAGAGGTCGTCGTTCTTAGCGTTCCTGATGTTTCCTAG
- the LOC137999251 gene encoding cholecystokinin receptor type A-like: MSNITERSNSTLTRNFTNEENTDFKWLGTLQYTMFGVIFVSSVIGNTLVCLVIILTPRMRTTRNFLLVNLAIADLTVALLCIPFEVFLKLTYPRWLLGPVMCKILWPIMTSVTTCSSATLVAISYDRYRAVVHPWKPRFTSNQTALIVAITWSVSFVTVIPFLLVLTIKDEYCREVWPSDTARSSYTLGLFIVQFMIPILIIAYAYSKVVLKLRHQAYRFAKRAEVSEALTTLTVPSSSFLTPELSDMASLSGSPLPEKKSDMAGNQIRLTLPRSTPTPGRRKAIWRVERSTKIVKMLVTVVLLYAFCMLPNQVVWLWIEFGSGDESPHLTTFLTLGSSMIYLNSSVNPILYAGMNDEFRSGFLNILLCRSRRPFKKY, encoded by the exons ATGTCCAATATAACAGAAAGATCGAACTCCACACTAACAAGGAACTTTACGAATGAAGAAAATACCGACTTCAAGTGGCTAGGCACACTTCAATACACGATGTTTGGTGTAATATTTGTTTCCAGTGTCATTGGAAATACCCTTGTCTGCCTGGTCATCATTCTAACTCCACGCATGCGTACCACCCGCAACTTTCTATTAGTAAATTTAGCAATTGCTGACCTTACAGTAGCACTGCTATGTATACCGTTTGAAGTTTTTCTTAAGCTGACCTACCCTCGTTGGCTATTGGGCCCCGTCATGTGTAAAATACTTTGGCCCATAATGACGTCAGTAACCACTTGTTCTTCAGCAACTCTTGTGGCCATCAGTTATGACAG ATATCGAGCTGTTGTTCATCCATGGAAGCCTCGATTtacctcaaatcaaacagcTTTAATTGTTGCAATCACGTGGTCCGTATCCTTTGTTACCGTGATACCATTTCTTCTCGTATTGACCATCAAAGATGAGTACTGTCGAGAAGTATGGCCAAGTGACACAGCAAGAAGTTCGTACACCCTGGGCCTTTTCATTGTCCAGTTTATGATTCCTATTCTCATCATTGCTTATGCCTACAGTAAAGTTGTTTTAAAGCTGCGACACCAAGCTTACCGCTTTGCCAAAAGGGCGGAGGTTTCAGAGGCCCTCACAACGCTTACTGTTCCATCAAGCAGTTTCCTAACCCCAGAACTAAGTGACATGGCATCCTTATCGGGATCCCCACTTCCTGAGAAGAAATCAGATATGGCAGGAAACCAAATTCGCCTTACTTTACCTCGTTCCACACCAACCCCAGGACGTCGTAAAGCGATCTGGCGGGTAGAACGTAGCACCAAGATTGTCAAGATGCTAGTTACAGTTGTCCTCTTGTACGCCTTTTGTATGCTACCCAATCAAGTGGTATGGTTGTGGATTGAGTTTGGATCGGGAGACGAATCTCCTCATCTTACAACGTTCCTCACTTTGGGAAGCTCCATGATTTACCTCAACAGTTCTGTAAATCCCATTTTGTATGCTGGGATGAATGATGAGTTTCGATCTGGATTTCTTAACATCTTACTTTGTCGTTCCAGACGCCCCTTTAAGAAGTATTGA